A portion of the Limosilactobacillus reuteri genome contains these proteins:
- a CDS encoding helix-turn-helix transcriptional regulator yields MTFREIKQLRLAKHLSQEQLAEKSKVSVRTIQRLEAGEDASISTFNLVAGSLGVKVGDLFPTTDSDRQKVKIQSADEQLQYQLHQRHEE; encoded by the coding sequence TTGACATTTCGGGAGATTAAACAACTTCGCTTAGCAAAACACCTTTCACAAGAACAACTTGCAGAAAAGTCTAAGGTATCTGTGCGAACAATCCAAAGATTAGAAGCTGGCGAGGATGCGAGTATTTCTACCTTTAATCTAGTTGCTGGTTCGTTAGGGGTAAAAGTAGGTGATTTATTTCCGACAACTGATTCTGATCGGCAAAAAGTAAAAATTCAGTCTGCAGATGAGCAGCTACAGTATCAACTTCACCAGCGTCACGAGGAATAG